The Rhododendron vialii isolate Sample 1 chromosome 8a, ASM3025357v1 genome has a window encoding:
- the LOC131299236 gene encoding lysM domain receptor-like kinase 3 — translation MNFSAKPFWVFLFFLVLLQFHSLCSSYPTPLNCTDTTRLCTSFLAFSSNQTLTLIQSMFDVLPNDVTVEGNGRDYLFIRKNCSCTSNKEYLTDTTYTVRVNGGSVHDLVVEAYNGLAFLPNFTREARAGSVVSLQLFCGCSSGLWNYLMSYVMRDGDSVASLASRFGVSMDSIERVNGIENPDNVSVGSLVYIPLNSAPGEPYPIENYTPPASVPVPAPSVQSNAENKAHVPYWWILGSLGFGLALLVVVVIFVCLRTSSCFAKTQKSNGQNLDEKTSHKFQILRNTSFCCASGRSTCCKSRDWKQTDGESSDRQMNVPKAMGPDVFDLEKPVVFTYEEILACTDGFSDSNLIGHGTYGSVYYGLLREQEVAIKRMTATKTKEFLAEMKVLCKVHHTNLVELIGYAASRDELFLIYEHAQKGSLRSHLHDPLSKGQTSLSWIMRLQIVLGAARGLEYIHEHTKPHYVHRDIKTSNILLDGAFRAKISDFGLAKLVGKTTDGEASVTKVVGTFGYLAPEYLRDGLATVKSDVYAFGVVLFEIISGKEAITRTEGIAPKNSERRSLVSIMLAALRNSPDSMTMSSMKHHIDPNLMDLYPHDCVFKVATLAKQCVDDDPILRPDMKQVVISLSQILLTSVEWEATLAGNSQVFSGLVQGR, via the exons ATGAATTTCTCAGCAAAACCTTTCTGGGTTTTCCTATTCTTTCTTGTTCTCCTCCAATTCCACTCACTCTGTTCCTCATACCCTACTCCACTAAACTGCACCGACACCACTCGCCTCTGCACCTCCTTCCTAGCCTTCAgctcaaaccaaaccctaaccctgaTCCAGAGCATGTTCGACGTGCTCCCGAACGACGTCACCGTCGAAGGAAACGGCCGTGACTACTTATTCATCAGAAAGAACTGCTCCTGTACTTCAAACAAGGAATACTTGACCGACACGACTTACACCGTCAGAGTTAACGGCGGATCCGTGCATGACTTGGTGGTTGAGGCCTACAATGGGCTGGCTTTCTTGCCCAACTTCACGCGCGAGGCACGTGCCGGGTCGGTGGTGTCGCTGCAGCTGTTCTGTGGGTGTTCTAGTGGACTGTGGAACTACTTGATGAGTTATGTGATGAGGGATGGGGATAGTGTGGCTTCATTGGCCAGTAGGTTTGGTGTCAGTATGGATAGTATTGAGAGAGTGAATGGGATTGAGAATCCTGATAATGTGTCTGTTGGGAGTCTTGTCTATATACCGTTGAATTCAG CCCCTGGTGAGCCATATCCTATTGAGAATTACACTCCTCCGGCTTCTGTTCCTGTTCCAGCACCGTCTGTTCAAAGTAATGCAG AAAATAAGGCTCACGTCCCATATTGGTGGATCCTTGGGAGTTTGGGGTTCGGTCTGGCTCTACTCGTTGTagtagttatttttgtttgtttgagaaCATCGAGCTGCTTTGCTAAAACCCAAAAAAGTAATGGGCAAAATCTTGACGAGAAGACTTCTCACAAGTTCCAAATCCTCCGGAACACAAGCTTCTGTTGTGCTTCTGGGAGGTCCACCTGCTGCAAATCTAGGGATTGGAAGCAAACTGATGGGGAATCGAGTGACCGCCAGATGAATGTTCCTAAAG CTATGGGGCCTGATGTTTTTGACTTGGAGAAGCCTGTGGTTTTCACGTATGAAGAAATTCTAGCTTGTACTGATGGTTTCTCTGATTCAAATCTTATTGGGCACGGAACTTATGGCTCTGTGTATTATGGCCTCCTTCGTGAACAG GAAGTTGCGATCAAGAGAATGACTGCTACAAAAACTAAAGAATTCTTGGCCGAAATGAAAGTGCTTTGCAAGGTTCATCACACTAACTTG GTAGAATTGATTGGCTATGCGGCAAGTAGGGATGAGCttttcctcatttatgaacATGCCCAAAAGGGTTCACTTAGAAGCCATTTGCATGATCCTTTGAGCAAGG GTCAAACATCACTTTCTTGGATCATGAGGCTTCAGATTGTACTTGGTGCAGCTAGAGGTCTGGAGTACATCCACGAACATACTAAACCTCATTATGTCCATCGAGATATCAAGACAAGCAACATCTTACTAGATGGTGCTTTTCGGGCGAAG ATTTCAGATTTTGGGTTGGCGAAACTAGTTGGAAAAACTACTGATGGAGAAGCTTCAGTAACTAAAGTTGTGGGCACTTTTGGTTATTTGGCTCCAGA ATACTTGCGGGATGGCCTAGCGACAGTTAAAAGTGATGTTTATGCGTTTGGTGTTGTACTTTTTGAGATTATATCAGGAAAGGAAGCCATCACACGAACAGAAGGCATTGCACCTAAAAATTCTGAAAGGCGTTCACTGGTATCCATT ATGCTAGCAGCTCTCAGGAATTCACCTGACTCGATGACTATGTCAAGCATGAAACATCACATTGACCCTAATTTGATGGATCTTTACCCTCACGACTGTGTTTTCAAG GTGGCCACACTGGCGAAGCAATGCGTCGACGATGATCCCATTTTGCGGCCAGACATGAAGCAAGTTGTGATTTCCCTGTCACAGATCCTTTTGACCTCTGTGGAGTGGGAAGCAACTCTAGCTGGGAACAGCCAAGTATTCAGTGGGCTTGTTCAAGGACGATAG
- the LOC131299258 gene encoding clavaminate synthase-like protein At3g21360, translating into MPAETFFSEITIPHQKTHDQNLLFPAVLSPKNYVKVLNRDDVVEAIRAQKPWLESLLHKSGAVLFRGFPVTTAPEFNDVVEAFGFEELPYVGGAAPRTNVVGRVFTANEAPPDQKIPFHHEMAQVPTFPSKLFFYCEVEPGKGGETPIVLSHIVYQRMKKEYPEFVERLEEHGLIYTRVLGEDDDPSSPIGRGWKSTFLTKDKGVAAERAAKLGMKLEWEEDGSVKTIMGPIPAIKLDKARQRKIWFNSMVAAYTGWEDARNDPVKAVTFGDGEPLPADIIYDCLKILDEESVAVPWQKGDVLLLDNWAVLHSRRPFDPPRRVLASLCK; encoded by the exons ATGCCAGCAGAAACCTTCTTCAGCGAGATCACAATCCCTCACCAGAAGACCCACGATCAAAACCTCTTGTTCCCTGCAGTCTTGTCTCCAAAAAACTACGTGAAAGTACTCAACCGCGACGACGTCGTTGAGGCCATCAGAGCGCAAAAGCCGTGGCTCGAATCGCTGCTGCACAAGAGCGGGGCCGTTCTGTTCAGGGGATTCCCCGTCACGACTGCTCCGGAGTTCAACGACGTCGTCGAGGCTTTCGGGTTCGAGGAGTTGCCGTACGTGGGCGGCGCTGCCCCGCGGACTAACGTCGTCGGGCGGGTTTTCACTGCCAATGAGGCCCCGCCTGATCAGAAAATCCCATTTCATCATGAAATGGCTCAG GTACCGACATTCCCATCCAAATTGTTTTTCTACTGTGAAGTAGAACCTGGAAAAGGGGGAGAAACCCCAATTGTCCTAAGCCACATCGTATACCAGAGGATGAAAAAGGAGTACCCAGAATTCGTTGAACGATTGGAAGAGCATGGATTGATATACACTCGAGTGTTGGGAGAAGATGACGATCCTTCATCGCCAATCGGCCGCGGTTGGAAGTCCACTTTCCTGACCAAAGACAAGGGCGTAGCGGCGGAAAG GGCTGCCAAACTGGGTATGAAATTGGAGTGGGAAGAAGATGGATCAGTGAAAACAATAATGGGTCCAATCCCAGCAATCAAACTAGACAAAGCCCGCCAACGCAAGATTTGGTTCAACAGCATGGTGGCTGCCTACACAGGTTGGGAAGACGCCCGGAATGATCCCGTTAAGGCCGTCACCTTCGGAGACGGGGAACCTTTGCCGGCCGATATAATCTACGACTGCCTCAAAATCCTCGACGAGGAGAGTGTTGCCGTTCCTTGGCAAAAGGGTGATGTTCTGCTGCTGGATAACTGGGCTGTGCTGCATTCACGGCGGCCTTTCGACCCGCCTCGCCGTGTACTAGCTTCACTGTGCAAGTAA